AGGCCTTTATACTGTGTCATGGGTGGTGTTAATTTCCTGTGACCATATTCAACAGCCACAGGTGTTgtaggcagaaaggcaggagccattgaccacacagaaaaacaactgaagccgAATATAAAGGAGCTGTTGAAGACCATGAACAGGACAcgcagcagaaagaatgacaaaaagacCATACCAATGAGCAGCCTTAGGAGACCAAGCTGGAACAATCAAGGTGTTATGTATGAAAATCCTTGAACGGAACTCAGCGAGTGAATGCCCAGCTTACGAGTGCCTAAGGATGTCTACTGATAAGGCTGGCATCCAAGTCCCCATTGCACCTGAAGCACACGGAGGCCACCATGTTGGGAATTACTGGTGTGTGGGCCCTGGATAGAACAAAATGTATACTTCAGGATGCAGGAGACAAGGAAGATGAGGTGTCTCCAAAGATTGCAAGATGAGATCaggccattataacaaaaacatggaaacaaaaacttGTGTGGGTCTTACTGGCCCCTACCATATGCAGTATGTGTAGTGATGAAGGTTCTGTTAGCAAAGCAGATAAGGAAGAGCCACAACAAACCCTCATTAAGAGCATATATTGGATGCACATGTGTCCTATGGGGCGAATTGCAAGGACAAATAGTACGCTTAGCCAGAATACGTTACGAATTCACACCAGTTCAACAAAGCAAGGTGGTCAAGTCTGGGGGTCTCATTGCCCACTGCTAGTGTCAACTGCAATACATGAGTTCCTAAGTATGTtggctataataaacatttaaaaatgtgtgaccAGGTTATGTCTCTGTGGCACAGTGTGACCCTAGGCTAATTTCACAGTATCCTTGTATTACCCACAGGATAAATATGTCCAGCCATGATGTAGGAGCAGAACACACTTTGCGCCCCTGTGCAGAGCCATCACAGGAAGTCCTGGTAAGCATGTGGAGTCATAggggattcattttcttcctaaggccAACAGAGAGTATATTAGAGATGTCTCTGTATCTGAATAAGAGCCAAAGCCGAAGAGCACTAGAGGGGGAAGGGTACTGTTCCCGACCATCCCGCCATACTCCTGACATACTATCCTTCCTCTGAAGAGTACTTGCAGACTCTCTTATAGCATCTGTGAGTAGGGAAATCTCCTTGGCCATCCTCACTGGCTCGCAAAACCTCAGGGAATGAGTGAATTTTGTACAGGGTCACATCTAGAGGTTAATGCTGCATCCAAGCATGCAGGTTTTCTCAGAATAACTAGGAAAATTTGCTTCCTagccagcctggaaagcagaATATTAGGTCCATCACTCCAGGACAATGATTCTACATTTACCGTTTGGCACAGTTACAAACTTCCAGAGATTAGTGATGCCTAGAGAATCAGCTCTTTGTCATGGACAACAAGTGTTTCCCCAAGAGTGCATTGAAAGGTCATTTGGTTTGGTAGGGAATGTGATCCTACTATCACTACTTCCTTCACcttgtagtttgtttctggtATTATTCTACAGTTTCTTCTGGGAGTATGAGAATGTAGACACCATGTACCTATAGCATTTTATACCATCGATACAATCTTCACAAGTTCTCTTGGCagcactcatggagactgaaattcTGATCTCGTGTCTCTCTGTGAATCACCACTAATGAGGTTGGTGTTCATACCTTAACAGTTGGGGTAGCGGATCTAAAGCATCCCCTGATCTGAACCCCCATCTGAGATCACCAGGGTGCCACAGCACTACTAAGgtagggaagaaaacagaaaaaggaatgaaacagtgaGGTGGGGAAGAACCCAGAGGTGGAACATGACCAGCCTGTTGATCTCAGAAACAGGACGTATCAGGCCATATGACAGAAGAATAGATATGAGCACAGGGACACTGTAATGTAACATGGTTGGCATGAGGAAGCATGGCCAGCTTGAGTAAGGAGACTGGTATTGggaaagagacaaacacaaaccTTTATAGACTTACTCTTTATTGCCATTACACCCATACTGCCTGTTCCCCTATCCACTCTTGCCTGTCTCACCTAGGTCCTTCTTACTCctcacaggtatacaaggcattgtttgcagttcttacttatttctgaaatgataataCAAATCTTCATTGAAGATCTGTATAACTCCAGAGGCTGTTGATGCCATGAAGGAAACAGGGACAGTGTTCTATGTAGCCCTGAAATGTTTCAGGACGTACATGTGTATTTCAGACAGTAGAGAGAAtggagagtggggaaggaggcTAAGCTTCTGGACCATACTATCCAACTATGGAAGAACCTCTACAGACAACATTGAGGTGGAGCAATTGGTATAACTTTACATAAGCAATATTGATTTTAGGTTCAAGTGCAATAGGTGGAATTTGGGGCCTAGCCTGAAATGTCTCTCCAATCTCAACAACCTCCACCCTCCTTAACTACTGTCACCACCCTTGCCAATTTCTTtcgtaaaaggggaaaaaagtgtgtTCTAATGCTGAGCTTCAGCTGAAGATATGTCTCCCTCCTCTCATTAAACTGTAGAGGCAGACTCTCCAACTGACGTTTAGAAACGATCATTGCAAACTCACAAACAGAACcgagttgtttattttcccattcaaATCCTACATATATTTGCACAGATTCAGACAAATGTGACCGTGTGGATTTGTCCTGAATTACCAATTCACATTTCATCACCTGTCTGGCCCTCTGCATCATGTCTTAGTACCTGAAGTGAGTTCCAGGGTTTTTCTGTGTTGACCTAGCTTGTCTCCTAATTCTAAAGTAGTGCTTGTGATGAACACATGTCCCAATGAATTTAGGCAAAGTTTGATGCTCCATCATCTTCCAGCCAAAGTCCAGAATTTCCCTAAGGAACACGAAAAATACATATTCattacaagtatataatataaagttgttttaatacttctggatgctggttaaGACACACTAATTCCCTTCTAAGtctagatcttctgatctcaagtCTCCAGTCCATGAGGTAAAGTCCATTCTCTATCACCCCTTCCCCACTATCATGTCGAGGATTACACAGGAAAGCTCACAAGTCATGATTTACCACAAGCAAAATTATTCAGACACAATGGTGGAAATAAATTTGGGAGAGCCAAAACttaggagatgggaggagggtaAGAAATGGGTTTATCTCTCTTGGAACTCCGAGAAGGACAGGGTATTAAAGATTCAGCTTGGCATCTATCTGAGTGTCTCTGTACGTTACCCATGCTTCAGCAGAATTAGTTCAGCCTTCACCAGTTTTGCACAGCTGTCCTTCCAATTTGTTGTCTcttccagaggccctggaggaacTGCGTTTGGCCATCCTCTTTTAGTCACAAGCCTCAAATGTACAGGTGTGAAGTTAGCATTTAGGTACCTGACAAGATGGACAGCATGTACTAGCTACCCACCTATATATCCTCCCTCTTTACCCCCTCTTCAGGTGCTTTCATCATCTTGTAGTAGTACAATGgattgagccacaggtcttttCTGATGATCTGGTAAAGTAAGTAGGTAAGGTAAGTAGGTAAGGCAATTAGCTCAAGGTTCACACCCAGCACTCAGAAAGCCAGTGAACCAACCAACGTCACAGATGGCTTGCTTTGGCCTTTTGTAGTACCTCAGTGATCCTGTTTGAGCCTGCAAAATTGTGGTCTGTAAACCAGTTGAAGAAGTTTGGGCTCTTGTTGTGGTTTCTGTGACTGTCAGCTTCAATTTTATAATCCTGACGCCACTGAATGGGAGTGGAATGGCACAACCTATACCCTGCTAGAAGACATGATAAGAGAATCCAAGACCTGTTGGCCATTATCAATTCACAAACTCCAAAAAACACACTGTGAGCAAATTCTTACCAGTGATATCAACGAGGAATTCCTTAACAACCACTGCATTCTGGAAATATGggttatttctaaagtaaaaggtGATTTTGCAGGATCTCTTGGGATGCCTGAGTTCTTGTACCTAccagaagaaaaggtagaaagctaaaagccctttccagttaaccagcctaGTTCCTGTTTGGAAGTGAGTTCTGTTCGTGACACTGTATAGCCCACCAAGATAAATGCCTTGGGTACTCACTTCCAAATTGATCATGTAGCTAAGCATGTCTTCATCTTGGTCACTGATCATTGCTGACAGCTGGGGATGGTTCACAAACTGCCTGGGTCAAGGAGCCTTCAGATGCTGTGGATGTGCTAGGTTTAACCACTGGCATTGAAAGCAGCAAGTGATGTGTGAGGCTAGTGTCTTCCTAGGTACTCCAATCTCCATCTTATTCTAGGCCAAGGAATATCCTAAATAATAAGGTAAGCTTAGGATTTGCAAATTGAAGACGACCTGAAGTGAGCTCTGTTGTATTCTATTCTCTGAGTGATGGGGGCCAGATTTTACAATCTCTTTGTCTAAATGTCTTCTTTCCCACCTCTTACTGACCGTGGCATAACTCACACCCCTTTCCCATAGCACCATTAcaaaactcttctccaattagcaGCCTATGTGGCAACTTCCTTGTGCTACTCATTGTTTCTATGACTCATTGTCCCTACAACTCCTGCCTACACCAATGTGTAGCCTAGATTATCCATAGTCCTCTTCTCTATGGCCCCTAGCAGTGTGATGTTCCAGATCCTGTGCATGCAAATGCCTCATAAACGGTCCACTACTGGAAAACACAGGCTGCAAGGCAGTAACAAGTAAGATGCCTAAGGATACAGTTTGggcccagaagccagggatgccCTGGATGTTGCTGCTTCTGGAATCCAGGAGAGTCTTTTGCCTCTTGCTCAGATTCTGTTTTAGGCGTTCATGAGCCTTGGTGGCTTGGTTATTCACTGGTCCCAGATCTAACTGAAGAGCCTGCAATTCCTTCAGTGGTGGTTGCTGAGAAATAGGTTTACCGTTGGCTAACCATTGCTTCCTCCGTGCTTGTGATACAAATTGTCTGAAAGGTGCCTCTAAATCACCCCCACCAGCTTTTTTGTCTCCTACTCAGCCATTGTATTCTCCTGCTGCACCGGCCCCACAGCCTTGCTGTCCAACAGTGCCAGCACAGCCGACTCTCCAGTGCTCCATGTAGTCTCCACGTGGCCTGTACCTTTCACAGGGATCCTTAGCCTGGCCCAACTGGACCTCCATGAGCAGCACGCAGGTTCTCAGAAGGCATTAGCAATGCAGCAGTTTTCCGTGCATTCCCATTCCCGAGGGCAACCTCTCCTCTACCCGTGGGACTtgcccactctccttcccttctgcctattctgcctccttttccagtgcccttgcttctccctccctgtgtGCCATCCCGGGAAACCATCTCCCCTCCCCGTGAGCCATTGTTCtgcttacctccctctcttccaccccAAGAGTCTACTCCCCTTTTCTCTTAGCAcatgacccccaccccccctcatcCTGGCATGGTCACTTCCCTCTTGGCCTGCTCTGCCCCCCTACCCCTACCTTGGGTGCCAAGGGCTTTCTCTTCTTGCCTGTCACGAGCTTTTGCCCCCTGTCCTCCTCTATCCTCTTGGCTAGGCTCCTCCTCCCCGCACACTCGGCTcactccccctcctccattcccAGTGCCCATATTCTCTCACAGCTGGCCCGCCGCCTCCCCACAGGAAGCGCCCCCTAGATTACCTCTTCCGCATGTGGAGGAGTCCCACATTCCTGTCTACTCGCCATGTAGTCCTGCTCGTCCTCACCCCAAGCTTGCTCCTGCAGAGATCCACAAAGCAGCTTGGCCTCGGGGAACCGCCCAACCACGGACTGTGCTGGAGGCGGGACAAGCGCCCTGCACCGGAAAGCAATTAGCTACTTCCGCCTGGGTCGGGCTCCCAGCCAAGACACGGATGGCACCTAGTTCCGCGTCATTCCTCCAGAGGCAGGAGTTGAAGGGGTGCCAGGTGCGGTGggtccacctgtaatcctagctaccccggaAGCCTGGCCCGGATGGCGGGCGATTGAAGCCCGGCGGGAAAGCAAAGTCTGCTCCTGAGACCATCGGCAGTAAACGACTCCCAAAACACCCCTAGGTAACCAGCTTTGATCCAAAGACCGCGGAGACACCCCtgggacctgggttcaatccccatggTAGACGcagtaaagagaaaaatcaatagcaggcaaagaaaagaaagtggaggaaagaggaagaaagagtggGCACGAGACGTGGGAACACTGACCCGGGGGAGAAACCTGGAGCAGACTAAAGATTGGAATTTACTTAATAGTGCGGATACATTGTTACTTCTTAGTTGGGTGACTGCATCCCGGTTGTATAACCATACATTATCAAAACCTGAATGAAGGGCCTAACTCAGCATCATTGATACTCAGGGCAAAGCCTTGTGTGTTAAGGGCACCTATTATCCTGTGACATACAGACTCATTCCAGATCCCTAGTACAAGGCCAGGAAATCTGTCAGCcaatctctccctccctgtctcccttcttctctctctcctttcctccctctctctctccttctttctctctcttgctgccgctctctctctctccgtctctctctccctcccgcttccctctctttctctatccctctctccccctttttctcccccTTGACAATTAAATCATTTCTTCACACTGCCATATTGTAAACAAATCGAAAAACATAGGCGAATAGTAGTCCTTGCATTCTACTCAAGACCCAAACTTCATTTGAGATTGGCTCACATTTCAGGCACTGTGTCACCTTGGTCACTTTGAAGGTGTGTTCTCAATTTAGGTCCAGCCTGTCTGGGCTTTTATGGCCCTTACTATACTTTCCCTGTGGCTGCAGATGACTGGTACATTTCCAATGAGTTGACAGAATAGATAACCACTACTTTCCTcggttaattgaaatatttttacccACATCTATTACCCtcaagtagaaagaaaggaaaccaaaatatTCTAAAGTCCACTGTGATGTAAATACATAATGaaactgatttatatttttaatgactaaGAAAGAGACACATGCCAATTGACAAGCAAGGGTTATTAAACATCCATGAAGAAATTTAAACTCTTGCGGCACTGGCAGCAGAGCACTACCACTGCCCTGGCAAAGTCCCCGGTTCTCCACTCACCTCCAGTGCTCATTGGTGACTAGGAGAGGAAACCTTCAGCCCACAGGCAGCAGACAGACGCAGTCTGCGGAAAAGTACAACAatccagagaaaacatttttgccCCTCATGTCATTGTGACTGATTTCAGTTCCCTAggtattgtttatatatttattggaactaggaagggaaggggagcatcaaaatggagacacaaagaaacgatgaacaaacaccacagcagtcattacaaaattatatgctataaCTCTATGTACCACTCATGTGAGATGGGGAATGGGGAGTGGGGATggttgggaaaaaatgagga
This genomic stretch from Perognathus longimembris pacificus isolate PPM17 unplaced genomic scaffold, ASM2315922v1 HiC_scaffold_175, whole genome shotgun sequence harbors:
- the LOC125344636 gene encoding testis-specific Y-encoded protein 9-like, whose protein sequence is MGTGNGGGGVSRVCGEEEPSQEDRGGQGAKARDRQEEKALGTQARRKQWLANGKPISQQPPLKELQALQLDLGPVNNQATKAHERLKQNLSKRQKTLLDSRSSNIQGIPGFWAQTFVNHPQLSAMISDQDEDMLSYMINLEVQELRHPKRSCKITFYFRNNPYFQNAVVVKEFLVDITGYRLCHSTPIQWRQDYKIEADSHRNHNKSPNFFNWFTDHNFAGSNRITEIIRKDLWLNPLYYYKMMKAPEEGEENESPMTPHAYQDFL